From Micromonospora echinospora, one genomic window encodes:
- a CDS encoding alpha/beta fold hydrolase, with the protein MTGGEASRVSTGDGVTSFRVEGAGPPLVLVHGLQVGQELFAELRPHLVSAFTVITYDQRDRGETAFAPVPYTTEDLADDLAALITALGFSRAHVLGTSFGGMVAQAFALRHPHRLDTLVLGATSQAPFRPERLAGPVAGLLGALEAGDDEKARALLARMAPTVASATGVGSRQGAPARNDALMRRFAATRAFDTRGRLAAIVARTLVVHGRDDAVVPIQDALSMAGEIAHADVLVLAGAGHAWENDQPARAASAIAAFLADTR; encoded by the coding sequence ATGACGGGAGGCGAAGCGTCGCGTGTCTCCACCGGCGACGGAGTGACCTCGTTCCGCGTCGAGGGCGCCGGGCCTCCCCTCGTCCTCGTTCACGGGCTGCAGGTGGGGCAGGAGCTCTTCGCCGAACTGCGGCCGCACCTCGTGTCCGCTTTCACCGTGATCACGTATGACCAGCGGGATCGGGGCGAAACCGCCTTCGCACCGGTGCCCTACACGACCGAGGATCTGGCCGATGATCTCGCCGCGCTGATCACGGCGCTCGGATTCTCTCGCGCGCACGTTCTGGGAACGTCGTTCGGTGGGATGGTGGCGCAAGCCTTCGCGCTGCGTCATCCCCACCGTCTCGACACTCTCGTTCTCGGCGCGACCTCACAGGCCCCGTTCCGACCCGAACGGCTCGCGGGTCCCGTGGCGGGGCTTCTGGGCGCGCTGGAGGCCGGCGACGACGAGAAAGCCCGTGCTCTCCTCGCGCGGATGGCGCCAACCGTCGCCTCCGCCACGGGGGTTGGCAGCCGCCAAGGCGCGCCCGCCCGCAACGACGCGCTCATGCGTCGCTTCGCGGCGACGCGTGCCTTCGACACCCGCGGGCGTCTGGCTGCGATCGTCGCGAGAACCCTTGTCGTGCACGGACGCGACGATGCGGTGGTGCCGATCCAGGATGCGCTGTCGATGGCGGGGGAAATCGCACACGCCGATGTCCTCGTGCTCGCGGGGGCCGGTCACGCGTGGGAGAACGACCAGCCCGCGCGCGCTGCGAGCGCGATCGCCGCGTTCCTGGCGGACACGCGGTGA
- a CDS encoding enoyl-CoA hydratase/isomerase family protein — protein sequence MVDASSFGWDGHVAPTPLEEYSRRYADFFEMRREDGILELRLHTDGGPYVHNWAAHNAWNRVWQDVGNDPENHVLIITGTGETWFQGDPRQTWPKPLVEESPDYIFQQTIDAWKLIENFVNNIDIPTIAAVNGPGIHTEFALMCDVTLAAEDADFMDPHFMVGTAPGDGLALALQHLMGTKRAAYAIYGGTSIPARKALEYGLVSDVLPREELVPKAWQLARDIMKRPRFARWATHNILNRPWRKLVAEDFGFHFSQQSLATVASKALIPDPDLVADARQRKVW from the coding sequence ATGGTGGACGCGTCGAGCTTCGGATGGGACGGCCACGTGGCCCCCACGCCCCTTGAGGAGTACTCGCGTCGCTACGCCGACTTCTTCGAGATGCGCCGAGAGGACGGCATCCTCGAACTGCGCCTGCACACGGACGGTGGACCGTACGTGCACAACTGGGCCGCCCACAACGCTTGGAACCGCGTATGGCAGGACGTGGGGAACGACCCCGAGAACCACGTGCTCATCATCACGGGCACGGGAGAGACCTGGTTCCAGGGCGACCCGCGACAGACCTGGCCCAAGCCGCTCGTCGAAGAATCGCCGGACTACATCTTCCAGCAGACGATCGACGCGTGGAAGCTGATCGAGAACTTCGTCAACAACATCGACATCCCCACCATCGCGGCGGTGAACGGACCCGGGATCCACACCGAGTTCGCGCTCATGTGCGACGTGACGCTCGCGGCAGAGGACGCCGACTTCATGGACCCCCACTTCATGGTCGGTACGGCACCGGGTGACGGTCTCGCACTCGCGCTGCAGCACCTCATGGGCACGAAGCGCGCCGCGTACGCCATCTACGGCGGGACCTCGATTCCCGCACGGAAAGCGCTCGAGTACGGGCTCGTCAGCGACGTACTGCCCCGTGAGGAGCTCGTACCCAAGGCATGGCAGCTCGCGCGCGACATCATGAAGCGTCCGCGGTTCGCGCGCTGGGCGACGCACAACATCCTCAACCGCCCGTGGCGCAAGCTCGTCGCCGAGGACTTCGGCTTCCACTTCTCGCAGCAGTCGCTCGCCACGGTGGCGTCGAAGGCGCTCATTCCCGACCCCGACCTGGTCGCCGACGCCCGCCAGCGCAAGGTCTGGTAA
- a CDS encoding TetR/AcrR family transcriptional regulator, whose amino-acid sequence MTGDGSRARRPGGRTRQVTERLSAAALDILAEKGVDGLQYEVLAARAKVGRATVYRRWPNRDDLLRDVLARFAEASVPIADTGDIVHDLTTFLHAFAEASATPTGRAVLQILLRRVDEGDGLHRMGLELLDRRTDDLQRRLDRATEAEQLPPVEASFVNMMLAGPVQWFVLRRSRPFTLTDAREIVELVVAGLWRDHPD is encoded by the coding sequence ATGACTGGGGACGGATCACGGGCGCGTCGCCCCGGCGGGCGAACGCGTCAGGTCACCGAACGGCTGTCGGCTGCAGCGCTCGACATCCTCGCCGAGAAGGGCGTCGACGGACTGCAGTACGAAGTGCTCGCCGCCCGCGCGAAGGTCGGGCGCGCGACGGTCTACCGACGGTGGCCGAACCGAGACGATCTCCTCCGCGACGTGCTCGCCCGGTTCGCCGAGGCATCGGTGCCGATCGCCGACACCGGCGACATCGTCCACGACCTCACGACATTCCTGCATGCATTCGCGGAGGCCTCTGCCACGCCGACGGGTCGTGCAGTCCTGCAGATCCTCCTCCGACGCGTCGACGAGGGAGACGGGCTGCACCGCATGGGGCTCGAACTCCTCGATCGTCGCACCGACGACCTGCAGCGGCGCCTCGACCGGGCCACCGAGGCCGAGCAGCTACCGCCCGTCGAGGCATCTTTCGTCAACATGATGCTCGCAGGCCCCGTGCAATGGTTCGTCCTACGCCGGTCGCGCCCCTTCACGCTCACCGACGCACGCGAGATCGTCGAACTCGTCGTAGCCGGATTGTGGCGGGATCACCCCGACTGA
- a CDS encoding MFS transporter — MWWVAILIVANTLVDTVIVAPLLVLPQMAEFFGTDQSAWLNASAILAGAMWAPLLGKSADVYGKRRVLVLALLVGGVGALVCLVAPNVGIFLLGRVIQGAAVGSVFITVVYIRQVFPARVGMTSVGIVTSGSAILGIASPFLFEAVVEVFDFRAVFVLSAALAFVAAAAVRVFLPESPVHARGRVDVAGTLLLGLGLAGVLSYISLGPAVGWTNVGLILLLVLGTVLLVAWVFTALRIPEPVVDLRMLTRPVIATLLVVMLGTGAYQALLQLMGIIGQTSPADGLGYGLAGESGALGLLFAAPALGAATGGVLAGWLGGRIGPARTLVGGVLIGTIAALNLLFSTASFVPAVICAGLLGFTAGAVVTSGFNLSTTLVSEEKQGIVAALVQVMLGVGAVVLNIVGGSVLSVTAITGSSAPSSAGVNLYVVVMLVAFGVATVLAAWIGIGAQPASAAVAPES; from the coding sequence GTGTGGTGGGTCGCGATCCTCATCGTCGCGAACACGCTCGTCGACACCGTCATAGTCGCGCCGCTGCTCGTGCTGCCGCAGATGGCGGAGTTCTTCGGCACCGACCAGAGCGCCTGGCTCAACGCCAGCGCAATCCTCGCCGGCGCGATGTGGGCGCCGCTCCTGGGCAAGAGCGCTGACGTCTACGGCAAACGTCGCGTGCTGGTGCTCGCACTCCTCGTGGGCGGCGTCGGCGCACTCGTGTGCCTCGTCGCACCCAACGTGGGAATCTTCTTGCTCGGCCGGGTCATTCAGGGAGCCGCCGTGGGCTCGGTGTTCATCACTGTCGTGTACATCCGCCAGGTCTTTCCCGCGCGCGTGGGTATGACCTCGGTCGGCATCGTCACCTCGGGGTCGGCGATCCTCGGGATCGCGTCCCCCTTTCTCTTCGAAGCGGTGGTCGAGGTGTTCGACTTCCGCGCGGTGTTCGTGCTGTCCGCCGCGCTCGCATTCGTGGCCGCCGCCGCCGTGCGCGTGTTCCTCCCCGAGTCGCCCGTGCACGCACGTGGTCGCGTCGACGTCGCGGGCACCCTCCTGCTCGGACTCGGTCTCGCCGGAGTGCTCTCCTATATCAGCCTCGGCCCCGCCGTGGGCTGGACGAACGTCGGACTGATCCTCCTGCTCGTCCTGGGCACCGTGCTGCTGGTGGCATGGGTGTTCACGGCACTGCGAATCCCCGAGCCGGTCGTCGATCTGCGCATGCTGACGCGCCCCGTGATCGCGACGCTGCTGGTCGTGATGCTCGGCACCGGCGCCTACCAGGCACTTCTGCAGCTGATGGGCATCATCGGACAGACGTCGCCGGCCGACGGCCTCGGCTACGGTCTCGCGGGTGAGAGCGGTGCGCTCGGCCTCCTGTTCGCGGCGCCGGCGCTCGGTGCCGCGACCGGCGGAGTACTCGCGGGATGGTTGGGAGGTCGCATCGGCCCCGCGCGCACGCTCGTCGGCGGCGTGCTTATCGGCACGATCGCGGCGCTCAACCTCCTGTTCTCGACTGCATCGTTCGTGCCCGCCGTCATCTGCGCCGGTCTTCTCGGATTCACCGCGGGCGCGGTGGTGACCTCGGGCTTCAACCTCTCGACGACGCTCGTAAGCGAGGAAAAGCAGGGCATCGTCGCCGCCCTCGTGCAGGTAATGCTGGGCGTCGGCGCGGTCGTGCTGAACATTGTCGGTGGAAGCGTGCTGAGCGTCACCGCGATCACCGGCAGCTCCGCACCCTCGTCGGCGGGCGTCAACCTTTACGTCGTCGTGATGCTCGTCGCCTTCGGTGTAGCCACGGTCTTGGCCGCATGGATCGGGATCGGTGCCCAGCCAGCGTCTGCGGCGGTTGCGCCCGAGAGCTGA
- a CDS encoding SigE family RNA polymerase sigma factor codes for MHDREDKEVTAFVRARYGSLLRTAFLLCGDRGKAEDLVQTTLAKTVVAWSRLQRSEGVDHYVRRILVNTFVTWRRRRSWWEQPLGRLVESQARDEYVGVEQRDLLRRALDGLPARQRAAVVLRFYEDLSEQDTAYVLGCSVGTVKSLSSRGLQTLRKQWVEADAVADEEVRYA; via the coding sequence ATGCACGATCGCGAGGATAAGGAGGTGACAGCCTTTGTGCGGGCGCGTTACGGATCGCTGCTCCGGACCGCCTTCCTGCTGTGCGGAGACCGAGGGAAAGCCGAGGATCTGGTCCAGACGACGTTGGCCAAGACGGTCGTGGCGTGGTCTCGACTGCAACGCTCGGAAGGCGTCGATCACTACGTTCGGCGCATTCTAGTCAACACCTTCGTGACCTGGAGGCGGCGCCGATCCTGGTGGGAACAGCCCTTGGGTCGGCTGGTGGAGAGTCAGGCCCGCGACGAGTACGTGGGGGTGGAACAGCGGGACCTGCTCCGCCGGGCGTTGGACGGGCTGCCAGCACGACAGCGTGCCGCCGTCGTACTGCGCTTCTACGAGGACCTGTCCGAGCAGGACACGGCGTACGTACTGGGTTGTTCGGTTGGCACGGTCAAGAGTCTTTCATCAAGGGGTCTGCAGACTCTGCGTAAGCAGTGGGTTGAGGCCGACGCTGTTGCTGATGAAGAGGTGCGCTATGCGTAA
- a CDS encoding rod shape-determining protein MreC translates to MRNTTELRDGLADLAESVVPTEGYEGKIMRQAGRRRGRRRITAGAAAAVCVAVLVTMFRVVGFGPAPQLAAPPPDGPFLGWSPVGDVDAGLVREATSVWDRTNSAGPHTDVRALVAMRHPRLRSTVVVLQGYDKQGDARLAFFTGDSGAADALRMRVDRPVPDPVKTEVISLVSPRLSGAAGEVSNDSAGTYAIALAMPGVTAVRVSSTAVDDEMIQEPDGPASRLIVKRFPIAATAQTTTIAGFIKPKRPFASLTKVFEVPGEDGVDGDARAIPAEVVGRNGHQVIVAFPKDQGVRQGQLAVVAEGLVGRVTTVDATRGEATVDLITSTGFAGQVYTNISNVPGSVRGTGGKLVMEGVPADGEVYQTNRVLMPDPSQRSNQVGAVTIGRASADKAAGATTVELTPTADLANLARLSIMTPSAP, encoded by the coding sequence ATGCGTAACACGACTGAGTTGCGTGACGGCCTGGCGGATCTGGCCGAGTCGGTGGTACCGACCGAGGGCTATGAAGGCAAGATCATGCGGCAGGCAGGCCGGCGTCGCGGGCGGCGGCGTATCACTGCTGGAGCCGCAGCCGCCGTGTGCGTGGCGGTGCTGGTCACGATGTTTCGGGTTGTCGGATTCGGGCCCGCACCGCAACTCGCTGCACCGCCGCCGGATGGCCCGTTTCTGGGCTGGTCTCCGGTGGGAGACGTGGACGCTGGCCTGGTGCGTGAGGCCACCAGCGTCTGGGACCGCACCAACTCGGCGGGCCCGCACACTGATGTTCGGGCCCTTGTCGCGATGCGTCATCCACGCCTGCGCTCGACGGTGGTCGTCCTGCAGGGGTACGACAAGCAGGGCGACGCGCGGTTGGCGTTCTTCACCGGTGATTCCGGTGCGGCGGACGCCTTGCGGATGCGGGTTGATCGGCCAGTGCCTGACCCGGTGAAGACTGAGGTGATCAGTCTGGTCAGTCCACGGCTGTCCGGAGCCGCCGGCGAGGTTAGTAATGACTCCGCGGGCACCTATGCCATTGCCCTCGCCATGCCGGGCGTGACAGCGGTGCGGGTGTCGAGTACCGCAGTCGATGATGAAATGATACAAGAACCGGACGGACCCGCCAGCCGCCTTATTGTAAAACGATTCCCGATCGCTGCGACCGCGCAGACGACGACGATCGCGGGGTTCATCAAGCCGAAGCGACCGTTCGCCAGCCTCACGAAGGTGTTCGAGGTACCTGGTGAGGACGGTGTGGACGGCGACGCGCGGGCCATACCCGCTGAGGTAGTCGGCAGGAACGGCCACCAGGTGATCGTGGCGTTCCCGAAGGATCAGGGAGTCCGGCAGGGGCAACTAGCCGTCGTCGCCGAAGGCTTGGTCGGACGCGTAACGACAGTCGATGCAACCCGCGGCGAAGCCACTGTCGACCTCATTACCAGCACCGGGTTCGCCGGCCAGGTGTATACGAATATCAGTAATGTTCCGGGTTCCGTACGCGGCACAGGCGGGAAGCTGGTCATGGAAGGCGTTCCCGCAGACGGTGAGGTTTACCAGACCAACCGTGTCTTGATGCCGGATCCGTCGCAGCGGAGCAATCAGGTTGGCGCTGTCACGATCGGGCGGGCGTCTGCGGACAAGGCGGCAGGCGCGACTACGGTGGAGCTCACGCCAACAGCCGACCTTGCCAACCTGGCCAGATTGTCGATCATGACGCCATCCGCCCCCTGA
- a CDS encoding Rossmann-like and DUF2520 domain-containing protein, translating to MPLHVAVIGAGRVGTVLGAALARAGHHITVVARSPRSLARARRLLPDASFVSLAAATDADLLLLTTSDDALVQAARELADAPSLRVGQTVLHTSVVHGLGALEPLQHRGLRIGSMHPAMTFTGQLTDLDRLPGTTFTVTAQPDLLKPLRRLIEGDLKGRQQSLREEQRPLYHLGLVHGANHLVSLVNDACDMLRAGGITHPQDVLEPLLRAALDNALDAGDHGLTGPIARGDVGTLEWHVATLEQTRHPAADAYITLAHRTAERAHHAGILSDVTAARLMDAIAIRPDRRAASTRRCNCGS from the coding sequence ATGCCACTGCACGTTGCCGTCATCGGCGCTGGACGCGTCGGAACCGTGCTCGGGGCGGCGCTGGCCAGGGCTGGACACCACATCACCGTTGTGGCGAGGTCCCCCCGCTCCCTGGCTCGTGCTCGACGCCTGCTCCCCGACGCCTCATTCGTGTCTCTCGCTGCGGCCACGGACGCGGACCTCTTGTTGTTGACCACTTCCGATGACGCGCTCGTACAGGCTGCTCGAGAACTGGCGGACGCTCCCTCGCTGCGAGTGGGACAAACTGTGCTGCACACCTCGGTCGTGCACGGGTTGGGCGCACTCGAACCCCTTCAGCATCGCGGGCTGCGGATCGGGTCGATGCATCCGGCGATGACGTTCACCGGTCAACTGACTGACCTCGACCGCCTCCCCGGAACTACTTTCACCGTTACCGCCCAACCCGACCTGCTCAAGCCACTCCGCCGATTGATCGAGGGCGACCTGAAAGGACGTCAGCAATCACTTCGGGAGGAACAACGACCCCTTTATCATCTCGGGCTGGTCCATGGCGCCAATCATTTGGTGAGCCTCGTGAACGATGCATGCGACATGCTCAGAGCGGGTGGCATCACACACCCACAGGACGTCCTCGAACCGCTCCTGAGGGCCGCCCTCGACAACGCCCTCGACGCTGGGGACCACGGGCTCACCGGCCCCATCGCGCGCGGCGATGTCGGCACGCTCGAATGGCATGTCGCGACCCTGGAGCAGACCCGGCATCCAGCAGCCGACGCATACATCACGCTAGCCCACCGGACTGCCGAACGTGCCCACCACGCCGGCATCCTGTCCGACGTCACCGCCGCTCGACTCATGGACGCCATCGCAATCCGCCCGGATCGTCGGGCCGCGTCGACTCGACGGTGCAACTGCGGTTCCTGA
- a CDS encoding 3-methyl-2-oxobutanoate hydroxymethyltransferase — translation MSGGFGSLYGVRGRRLTSRDLAAAKKRGELWAMLAACDALTARVSDEVGVPALLVGDSAASRAS, via the coding sequence ATGTCGGGAGGGTTCGGCTCGCTGTACGGCGTCAGGGGGCGGCGGTTGACCAGCCGGGACCTGGCGGCCGCGAAGAAGCGCGGCGAGCTGTGGGCAATGCTGGCTGCCTGCGACGCACTTACTGCCAGGGTCTCCGACGAGGTCGGGGTACCCGCGCTGCTGGTGGGTGATAGCGCGGCGTCGCGCGCTTCATGA
- a CDS encoding cyclase family protein: protein MHAELKNLLAGSPTNWARWGEADEVGCLNYLDQNAILRGIRTVQQGKVFTLQATMCDPNGDPMWPARQQPQRANVQDKSTYRDGVSRPFQGGLEYADDTISMYLQGTTHYDGLGHAWYDDTTWNGHHADTTIGSMTHGGVLPIAERGVVGRGVLLDMARHRGKTWLDADETFDHEDLTACAQQQGVALEPGDILLIRTGSMARYRHDPKAYADKLNEPGLTYRPGIVEWFDTMQVPNLITDTIANEVLDDPAVPAKLPLHAALMRNLGVVFTELAWLEDLAYDCALDGQYSFCYIAAPLKIVGATGAPANPVAIK, encoded by the coding sequence ATGCATGCCGAGCTGAAGAACCTCCTCGCCGGATCACCCACCAACTGGGCACGTTGGGGTGAAGCCGACGAGGTGGGCTGCCTCAACTATCTCGACCAGAACGCCATCCTGCGGGGCATTCGAACAGTCCAGCAAGGGAAGGTCTTCACCCTCCAGGCAACCATGTGCGACCCGAACGGCGACCCCATGTGGCCCGCCCGCCAGCAACCCCAGCGAGCGAACGTCCAGGACAAGAGCACCTATCGAGACGGAGTAAGCCGACCCTTCCAGGGCGGCCTGGAGTACGCCGACGACACGATCTCCATGTACCTGCAGGGAACAACACATTACGACGGCCTGGGACACGCCTGGTACGACGACACCACCTGGAACGGACATCACGCCGATACAACGATCGGCAGCATGACCCACGGCGGAGTCCTGCCGATCGCTGAACGCGGCGTCGTCGGCCGCGGTGTCTTGCTCGATATGGCCCGCCATCGCGGCAAGACCTGGCTCGACGCCGACGAAACCTTCGACCACGAGGACCTTACTGCTTGTGCCCAACAGCAGGGTGTAGCACTGGAACCAGGTGACATCCTGCTGATCCGCACCGGGTCGATGGCGCGCTACCGACACGACCCGAAGGCCTATGCAGACAAGCTCAACGAGCCCGGGCTTACCTACCGCCCGGGCATCGTCGAGTGGTTCGACACCATGCAAGTCCCCAACCTGATCACCGACACGATCGCCAACGAGGTACTCGACGATCCGGCCGTACCGGCGAAACTTCCACTTCACGCGGCGCTCATGCGCAACCTCGGCGTCGTGTTCACCGAACTAGCATGGCTAGAGGATCTCGCTTACGACTGCGCCCTCGACGGGCAATACAGCTTCTGCTACATCGCCGCCCCCCTCAAAATCGTCGGCGCTACCGGCGCACCAGCAAACCCCGTCGCCATCAAATGA